A window of the Camelus ferus isolate YT-003-E chromosome 22, BCGSAC_Cfer_1.0, whole genome shotgun sequence genome harbors these coding sequences:
- the EPS15L1 gene encoding epidermal growth factor receptor substrate 15-like 1 isoform X8, with the protein MRGPASSPPPPALGARVRGKMAAPLIPLSQQIPTGNPLYESYYKQVDPAYTGRVGASEAALFLKKSGLSDIILGKIWDLADPEGKGFLDKQGFYVALRLVACAQSGHEVTLSNLNLNMPPPKFHDTSSPLMVTPPSAEAHWAVRVEEKAKFDGIFESLLPINGLLSGDKVKPVLMNSKLPLDVLGRVWDLSDIDKDGHLDRDEFAVAMHLVYRALEKEPVPSVLPPSLIPPSKRKKTVFPGAVPVLPASPPPKDSLRSTPSHGSVSSLNSTGSLSPKHSIKQTQPTVNWVVPVADKMRFDEIFLKTDLDLDGYVSGQEVKEIFMHSGLTQNLLAHIWALADTRQTGKLSKDQFALAMYFIQQKVSKGIDPPQVLSPDMVPPSERGTPIPDSSSSLGSGEFTGVKELDDISQEIAQLQREKYSLEQDIREKEEAIRQKTNEVQELQNDLDRETSSLQELEAQKQDAQDRLDEMDQQKAKLRDMLSDVRQKCQDETQMISSLKTQIQSQESDLKSQEDDLNRAKSELSRLQQEETQLEQSIQAGKVQLETIIKSLKSTQDEINQARSKLSQLHESHQEAHRSLEQYDEVLDGAHGASLTNLADLSEGVSLTERGGFGAMDDPFKNKALLFSNNAQELHPDPFQAEDPFKSDPFKGADPFKGDPFQSDPFAEQQTASTDPFGGDPFKESDPFRSSAPDDFFKKQTKNDPFTSDPFTKNPSLPSKLDPFESSDPFSSSSVSSKGSGPFGTLDPFGSGSFNSAEGFADFSQMSKVKAHP; encoded by the exons ATTCCCACTGGAAATCCATTATATGAATCTTATTACAAGCAG GTAGACCCGGCATACACAGGGCGAGTTGGAGCGAGTGAAGCTGCACTTTTCCTGAAGAAGTCTGGGCTCTCAGACATTATCCTTGGGAAG ATATGGGACTTGGCCGACCCAGAAGGTAAAGGGTTCTTGGACAAACAG GGTTTCTATGTTGCACTGAGACTAGTGGCCTGTGCACAGAGTGGCCACGAAGTTACCTTGAGCAATCTGAATTTGAACATGCCGCCACCTAAATTT CATGACACCAGCAGCCCACTGATGGTCACGCCGCCTTCCGCAGAGGCCCACTGGGCTGTGAGG gtagaagaaaaggcaaaatttgaTGGAATTTTTGAAAGCCTCTTACCCATCAACGGTTTGCTCTCTGGAGACAAAGTCAAGCCAGTCCTCATGAACTCAAAGCTGCCTCTTGATGTCCTGGGCAGG GTCTGGGACCTCAGTGACATCGACAAGGACGGGCACCTGGACAGAGACGAGTTTGCTGTG GCGATGCACTTGGTGTACCGAGCCCTCGAGAAGGAGCCAGTGCCCTCCGTCCTGCCACCGTCCCTCATCCCGCCGTCCAAGAGGAAGAAGACGGTGTTCCCGGGCGCCGTGCCCGTCCTGCCCGCCAGCCCCCCACCGAAGGACAGCCTCCGCTCCACGCCTTCTCACGGCAGCGTCAGCAGCTTGAACAGCACTGGAAGCTTGTCTCCCAAGCATAGTATCAAGCAAACACAG CCAACAGTAAACTGGGTGGTGCCAGTGGCAGACAAGATGCGATTTGACGAGATATTCCTGAAGACCGACCTGGACCTGGACGGCTATGTGAGCGGCCAGGAGGTGAAGGAGATCTTCATGCACTCGGGTCTCACCCAGAATCTTCTAGCACACATATG GGCCCTGGCCGATACGAGGCAAACGGGGAAGTTAAGCAAAGACCAATTCGCGTTAGCTATGTATTTCATTCAGCAGAAGGTCAGTAAAGGCATCGACCCTCCTCAAGTCCTCTCACCGGACATGGTCCCGCCGTCAGAGAGAGGCACACCCATCCCG GACAGTTCGAGTTCTCTTGGATCAGGGGAGTTTACTGGTGTGAAGGAACTGGACGATATCAGTCAAGAGATTGCCCAGTTACAAAG ggaGAAATACTCACTGGAACAAGAcattagagaaaaagaagaggcaatCAGACAGAAAACCAATGAAGTACAG GAATTACAAAATGATTTAGACCGGGAAACAAGCAGTTTGCAAGAGCTGGAAGCTCAGAAACAGGACGCCCAAGACCGCCTGGACGAAATGGACCAGCAGAAAGCCAAGCTCCGAGACATGCTGAGTGACGTTAGGCAGAAGTGCCAGGACGAGACCCAGATG ATTTCTTCGTTGAAGACGCAGATCCAGTCTCAGGAGTCTGACCTCAAGTCCCAGGAGGACGACCTGAACCGGGCCAAATCCGAGCTGAGCCGACTGCAGCAGGAGGAGACGCAGCTGGAGCAGAGCATTCAGGCCGGGAAAGTTCAACTGGAAACCATCATCAAGTCCCTGAAATCCACGCAAGACGAGATCAACCAG GCAAGAAGCAAGCTTTCCCAGCTGCATGAAAGCCACCAGGAAGCCCACAGGAGTCTGGAGCAGTACGACGAGGTGCTGGATGGGGCCCACGGCGCCAGCCTGACCAACCTAGCAGACCTGAGCGAGGGCGTCTCCCTGACAGAGAGGGGCGGCTTTGGAGCCATG GACgatcctttcaaaaataaagcctTGTTATTTAGCAACAACGCCCAGGAATTGCATCCGGATCCTTTCCAGGCAGAAGACCCCTTCAAATCTGACCCATTTAAAGGAGCCGATCCCTTCAAAG GTGACCCGTTCCAGAGTGATCCCTTTGCTGAACAACAGACAGCTtcaacag ATCCTTTCGGAGGGGATCCTTTCAAAGAAAGCGACCCATTCCGTAGCTCTGCCCCCGACGACTTCTttaagaaacagacaaagaatGACCCATTTACCTCAGACCCATTCACGAAAAACCCTTCCTTACCTTCAAAG CTTGACCCCTTTGAATCCAGTGACCCTTTCTCATCCTCCAGTGTCTCCTCAAAAGGATCAG